The genomic stretch AGATCCGCGAACAGCGCGCCGAGGAAGGCGAGGGCGAGGGCGACGACCGGAGTCGCGAGGAGCGCATGGAGGAGATGATGGGCGGTGGTGGCGGTCCCGGCGGTGGTGGCATGGGCGGCGGCAACCCGTTCGCGCAGATGATGGGCGGCATGATGGGCGGCGGTGGCGGTCCCGGCGGTGGCGGCATGGGCGGAATGGGTGGCGGTCCCGGCGCAGGGCCCGGTGGCCCCGGCGAGGAGGGCGGCAACGAGGAGATGGTCCGCGAACTCCGCCAGCTCCGCGACGAGGTCCACGACGTCCGGCGGACGCTCGAACGGATCGCCGACGCGCTCGAAGACTGACCGCCCGACGCCGACCCGTTTTTCCGCCGGCGGTACGAGAGGTCGAATCGAACAGCGAGTCAAGGCTATACGGTTCCGGTAGTAACTCCATCCACGGACCGTTAGTCGGATGTTCGGCGGTCGCTGGCGTCAGTCGGGAAAGCCGCTACCGAGCTCGATCGATTCGTCCTCCTGGCACTCGCCGACGAGCTTCGCGGGGTTGCCGACGACGGTGCAGTTCGGCGGGACGGACTCTAATACGACGGACCCGGCCCCGACGCTCGCACCCTCGCCGATGGTGATCGGGCCTAATACTGTGGCGTTCGAGCCGACGGTCGCGCCGTCTTCGAGGGTCGGGTGGCGCTTTTTGTCCTCCAGCGAGTCGCCACCGAGGGTCACGCCCTGATAGAGCATGGCGTCGTCGCCGATCTCTGCGGTCTCGCCGATCACGATGCCCGCGCCGTGATCGATGAAGAATCGATCGCCGATCTCGGCTCCCGGATGGATCTCGACGCCGGTGAGAAAGCGGGCGAGATGGGAGAGCAACCGCCCGGCGAGGCGGTGGTCGCGCTTCCAGAGCGCGTTGGCGATCCGGTAGGTCCAGATGGCGTGGAGCCCCGGATACGTGAGGAGGACCTCGATCGTGCTCTTCGCCGCAGGATCCTTGGCGAACGCCGTCCGAACGTCCTCCCGGATTCGATCGATGAACGAGAGCATGTGTACCCGACTCACGGGACGACGGCAGATAAGCGATCGGTATGCGGATCCGGTTTGCCTCGAAGCCGGCGGAGCGAGCGGGACGGGGAATGTCCGGACGACCGTGGCGGAACGCATAAAGAACCGCGCGCCGGATGATAGACCATGGACTTCAGCCGGTCGACCGAGCAGAAGCAGATCGAGGAGATGGTGACGGAGTTCGTCGACGAGGAGATCAAACCCCGTGCGGCCGAAATCGACCACGAGGACGAGTTCCCGCACGATCTCGTCGACGAGATGGCGGAGTTGGGGCTCATGGGGATGCCGTTCCCCGAGGAGTATGGCGGCGCGGGCCTCGACTACCATTCCTACGCGATCGGTCTGTCGGAGATTGCACGGGGATCGGGCGGACTCGGCACTGTCGTCGCCGCCCACATCAGCCTCGCGGGCAACATGCTCTACGAGTTCGGGACCGAGGCCCAGAAAGAGAAGTATCTGACGCCGCTCGCGGCGGGAGAGGATATCGGTGCGTTCGCGCTCTCGGAGGCCGGCGCGGGCAGCGACGTGTCCGCGATGGAGACAGTAGCCAAAAAGGAGGGCGACGAGTACGTGATCGACGGCGGCAAGCTCTGGATCTCCAATGGCTCGGTCGCCGACACGGTCACCCTGTTCGCGAAGACCGATCCCGACGCGGGCAACAAGGGGATCTCCTCGTTCGTCGTCCGGCCCGACGAGGACGACGGCTTCCACGTCGAGGGGACCGAGGACAAACTCGGCGACAAGGGCTGTCCGACCGCCGAGTTGCGCTTCGACGGAATGCGGATTCCGGAAGAACGGCGGCTCGGCGAGGAAGGGAGAGGATTCGTCCACGCGCTCAAGACGCTCAACGGCGGCCGGATCACGATCGCCGCCCGGGGGGTCGGGATCGCCCAGGCCGCCCTCGACGAGGCGCTCCGATACTCTCAGGATCGCGAGCAGTTCGACCAGCCCATCAGTGACTTCCAGACCATCCAGCACAAGCTCGCCGACATGGACACCAAGCTCCAGGCCGCCAGGCTGTTGATGCACCAGGCGGCCGATCTGAAGATCCGGGGCGAGGACTACAGAAAGGAGGCCGCCCAGGCGAAGCTCTACGCAAGCGAGATCAGCAGAGAGGTCGCGAACGAGGGCATCCAGATCCACGGCGGGTACGGTTACACCAAGGACTTCCCCGCCGAGCGGTTCTACCGGGACGCCAAGCTCAACGAGATCTACGAGGGGACGAGCGAAGTCCTCAGAAACACGATCGCGCAGAACCTGCTCGACTGACGCCCGGAAGGCCGCTATACGACTCGGACGCCACTACACGATCCCTCTGACAGCCAGCACGGTGCCGACGCCGACGGCGAGCGACAGCAGCAGGTTCCCGGTCCTGCGGGCGACCGCGACGGTCGCGGCCGCGGCGATCCACTCGGGAACGCCGCCGTTCGCGAGCGCGGGTGCGACGAACGCGACGACGACCGCACCCGGAAGGACGTCGAGCCCGGCTTCGGCCCGTTCGGAGAGGTCGACACGGCCGACCAGCCAGAGTCCGCCGGCCTTGGTAGCGTACGTGACGACGGCCATCCCGGCGACGAGGGCGAGCACTGCCGGATTGAGCGCGAGCGCGCTACCCATCGTGAGTCACCATCCTGACCCCGGCACCCGCGAGCGCCCCGACGATGACGTACCACTCGCCGGGGAGGACGGCGTTCGTGACGAGCGCGACGCCAGCGGCGACGAGCCACGGCCGGAGCGATTCGCGACCCTCCCAGAGTCCGGCGGCGAGCGTGAGGAAGAGCGCGGTCACGACGAAATCGAGCCCGTACTGTGCGGGGTCGCCAACGAGATCGCCAGCGGTCACGCCGACGACGGTCGCGACGATCCAGAGTAGCCAGAGAACCAGCCCGCTGCCGAGCAGGAACGCGCCCTGCCGACTGCCCGCCCGGAGCGTTGCGATCGTGAGCGCCCAGTTCTCGTCGGCGGTGAAGAAGACGCTGCCGTAGGCCGCACGCGGCGAGAGGTGACGAAACCACGGGCGAAGTGCGGCCCCCAGCAGGAGATAGCGGAGGTTGACGATCCCGACCGTGGCGACGACGGTGACTGCCGGAACCGAATCCGCCCAGAGTTCGACCGCGATGAGCTGTGCGGCCCCCGCGAGCACGGTCGCGCTCATCAGCCCGGCCTCCGCGACGCTCAGCCCGGCACGGCCGGCGAGCACACCGAAGACGACGCCGTAGCCCGCGACGCCGACCGCGACCGGGAGTCCGGTAACGAACCCCTCGCGGACGCCCGCGAGCGTGAACGTGACGTCCCCTCTCTCGCTCGAAGGCGTCGATCCCGCCGCCGCTCCGTCCGTCGAATCCCGGTCGGTCGTCGCTCGCTCGGTCGACGAGTCGGTTTCAGCCACCGTGTGTTCCTCGCGTGGCGACGGTCATCGTGAGACGGCACGACCGCAGTGGATAACCGCTTTGCGAACGGCCTCGATCGGCGGGGACCCACGGGCTTTTGCTGCGGCCAGGCGAACACGGACCGATGACCGACGGGACCGCCGAGGCGAACGGCATCACCGCCCGCTACACCGAGACCGGCACCGAGCGCGTGCTCGCGTTCGAATTCGAGGGACGGACCGCGGCGATCGCGCAGAACCGCGAGGGGTACGCGATGCTCAAGGTCCGACCGACAGTCGAAAGCGACGAACTCGAACGGTACTACGGGTTCGACATGGCGCTCGATCACGCCGCCGAACTCCTCGGAACCGCACCGAACGACCTCCCCATCCCCGAGTCGGCCGCCGACATGGGGATGTGACTCAGAGCGCGGTGAAGACGAGATACGGCACGGCGAACAGCAGGAGCGTCATCACGAGCAGGATGGCTCCGTACCCCAGGAACGTCCCGAGGACGGTCAGCCACGAGGGGTGCTCGGCCCCGCCGGGCAGGTACTGGTTCATACCCGAGGGAGCGCCCGCCGGGGCTTAAATCCCACAGCCGACGAGGGGCGCTCGGTCGCGCGCGAGCCGCACGACCGACAGGGCCGGTTCGTCGCTACTCCCCCACGAACCGCTCCGTCACCGCGAGCGCGACGCCGACGGCGAGAGCCCCGGCCACGAGCCACGCCCAGAGCGGGATCAGCGGACCGCCGGACGTCTCCACGAGCGCGCCGATGGCGATGACGAGGATCAGGCCGGTGACGGTGGTGGCCGCCGTCATCGCCGGGCGGAGGTTCTCGGTTCGGTAGGAGTGGAGGCCCGCAGCGACCGTGGCGAGACCGACCAGGGCGGCGACGACCCACAGCACGTAGACCCCGACGACGACCGGCCCGCCGCCGTCGGGCGGGCGAACCGCGAGGGAGGGGACGATACCGACGAGGAGCCCGAGGACGACCACCGGAAGCGCGCGGCGGTCGCCCGCCGGCGAAGCCAACTGCCCCTGTCGTTCCATCGTGGCTCAGCCGCTCCGTCGGGTTCGTATCTCGCTGTCGATACCGAGAACCGATCGTCCGCGGATGTCCATGAACGACTACTGAGGGGGTGGCGCTTTTATTTGCTTGGCCGCGGTGGGAACGATATGGAGATCCGTTCGGCGGCAGCCGTCGAGAGCACCGAGGCAGTCGAGGGAGTGCATCTGCAACGCCTGGCCGGTGGCGAGGAGGCGAACGTCCAGCGGTTCACGATCGGTCCCGGGGCCGTCGTCCCGGAGCACAGCCACCCACACGAGCAGGTCGGCTACGTGATCGAGGGGGAGCTGACGTTCACCGTCGACGGCGAGGAGCGCGTCGTCGGCGCGGGCGACTCGTACGTCCTCGCTGGCGACGAACCCCATAGTGTCGAAAACCGCGGCACGGACCAGGCAATCGGCCTCGACGTCTTCAGCCCACCGCGGGACGACCCCGACTGGGAGAAGTAGTCGATCGACGGGCCGCCGCTCGACTCGTCGTGTGGTGTGGTCTCAGATGCCGAGTCACCGAGCGCGAGGACGACGGCTCACGCGGTGATGTCGCCGATGCGGCGGGGCTCGCCCGAGAGCGCCGGATCGGGTTCGACGATCTGCAGCACTTCGTGGTCGGTGATCTCGGGGTAGGGCTTGTCGACGGCGTCCTCGATCAGCGCGCGTTCGAGCCGGAACTCGGTGCCTTCATAGACCACGTCGACACCTTCGTCGTCGAACGATAGAACCGTCATGGCCGGGCTTCGACGCTCGCCGGTAAAAATCGCTCGTCGGCCGACCGCGGCCGACGGACGGATTGGATTTATTACGCACCCCCACCGAACGGTCGGTGTGTCGCTCCGCTCGGACCCGCTCGCCGCGCTCGTCGTGCCCGATGGCACCACCGTCGAGGAACACGCCATCGTGACCGACCGGGACGTGATCGTCGGAACTCAAAGCGAGATCGCACTCGGCGTCCGCGGCCGGAACGTGATCGCCGGCGAGCGCGTCGCGATCGCTGGCGACGTCGAGGCGGACGCCGACTGCCGGCTCGACACGTGGTGCGAGCTCGGCGGGAACGTGCTCGCCGGCGCGGACGCCTACATCGGCGAGCGCGTCACGATCGACGGCCAGCTCGTGGTCGCGGGTGACCTCGACATCGGCGACGACGTCACGATCGAGGAGGGGTTCGACGCCAACGGCTGGATCGTCATTCGCAACCCGGTCCCGACGCTCGTCTTCCTCTTCACGTACCTCACCCACCTCCTCCGCATCGGCGAGGAGGATCTCGCGGAGGACGTCGTTTCCGAGGTGTTCGACGAAGGGGAAGGGGAGCCGCTCGTGATTCCGAAGAACGCCGACGTGACCGACGACGCGTGGCGGGTCTCGACGCCCGCCGAGGTCGGGAGCGACTGCCGGCTCCACGGCAACCTCCGGGCCGAATCGATCACGGTCGGCGAGCGTACTGAGATATTCGGGAGTCTCCGGGCGCGCGAATCGATCGCCGTCGAGAGCGGGACGACGGTCCACGGCGACGTCACGACCCGCGGCGGTGAGGTCGAGATCGCCGCCGACGCGCAGGTTCGCGGCGACATCGCGTGCGAACGGCTCCGCCTCCACGAGGGAGCGGTGGTCGAGGGTGCGATGCGCGCCCGCGGCGAGATGACGATCGTCCGCGAGGAGAACCCTCTCGCGACCGACACCGAGAGCGCCGATCGGGCGACGGACGAGGACGCCGAACCCGCATCCGAGGCGCGCCCGCCGTCGAGCGAAACGGTGGCCGACATCGACGGGGAGGAAGTGGCGGCGCACGAGGAGTCGACCGAATCGGTCGAGTCGACCGATCGAACCGAGCCGATCCAGGCGATCGAGCCGATCGAACCGGCCGCGACGGAACCGGCCGCCGACGGGCAGGGGTCGAAACCACCGGCCAGGGCAGAACCAGTAGCCGAAGCGGAATCGACGGACGAGGGATCGTCTTCGGCGAACGGAGACGACCGTGCGGAAGCGGGGGAGCGCCAGACGGGCGAACCGTCGGAGCCAGCCTCCGCGGCCGAGGAGTCGAACGGCGAGGAACCGCCGGAGCCGGCGATCAGGGAGGCCGAATCCAGCACGAACGAGGCCGCGGAGTCAGCGGCGGACGACGCCGAGGAGTCCGAGGAACCGAAAGGCAGTTTCACGCCGCCCGAGTAGGCGCGCCATGCTCTCGCTCGCGCTCGCCGGCAAGCCGAACGCCGGCAAATCTACCTTTTTCGAGGCGGCGACCATGACCGAGGTCGACGTCGCCAACTACCCCTTCACCACGATCGACCCGAACCGCGCGGTCTCGTCCGTGCGTACCGACTGTCCCTGTCTCGATCGCGAGGAGCGCTGCGGCAACGAGCACTGTCGCGACGGCAAGCGGTACGTCCCGGTCGAACTGCTCGATGTCGCCGGGCTGGTGCCTGGCGCACACGAGGGGCGAGGGCTGGGCAATCAGTTCCTCGACGAACTCACGACCGCCGACGTCATTCTGAACGTCGTCGACGCCTCCGGCGGGACGAACGCCGAGGGCGAACCGGTCGAGGTCGGCGACCACGACCCCGTCGAGGACGTGGATTTCGTCGCGAGCGAGATCGAGCGCTGGCTCGCGGGGATAATCGAGCGCAACTGGGAGACCGTCGAGCGCGGGTCGCGCTCGCCCGGCTTCGCGATCGACGACCACCTCGCGGAGCTGCTCTCGGGTGTGGGTGCGAGCGAGCCCGCGATCGCGGCGACGCTTCGCGCGCTCGACTACCCCGCCGACCCGCGCGAGTGGACCGACGACGACCGGCTCGCGCTCGCCCGCGAGATCCGCGCACGAACCAAACCCCTCGTGGTCGTGGCGAACAAGGCCGACGTCGCGCCCTCGGACAACCTCGATTCGCTGTCCGCGGCCGCCGAGCGCGCGATCCCGGCGACCGCGGACGGCGAACGCGCGCTCAGACGCGGGGCCGAGGCAGGCGTGATCGACTACGACCCCGGCGACAGCGAGTTCTCGGTCGTGGGTGATCTCTCGGCAGGCCAGCGCACGGGCCTCGAAACCGTCGAGGACGTCATTGGGGAGTACGGTGGGACCGGCGTCCAGCGCGCGCTGAACGAGGCGGTGTACGACCTGCTCGACTACATTACTGTGTACCCGGTCCAAAACGAGTCGAAGTGGACCGATGGCCAGGGGAACACTCTCCCCGACGCCTTCCTCGTGCCCCGTGGGTCGACGCCGCGCGATCTCGCCTTCGCGGTACATTCGGACATCGGCGAGGGGTACCTCCACGCCGTGGACGCGCGCTCGAATCGAGAGATCGGCGACGACCACGAACTCGCGGAGGGCGACGTGGTGAAGATCGTGAGCACCGCGAAGTAGCACGACGACAGGATGACGAGAACGTTCCGGGTGCCGATCGAGACCCCACAGCCGACGCAACTCTGGCTCTCTGGTCGGAAGCTCCACGCCGCGAGCGCG from Halococcus agarilyticus encodes the following:
- the cysE gene encoding serine O-acetyltransferase, which codes for MLSFIDRIREDVRTAFAKDPAAKSTIEVLLTYPGLHAIWTYRIANALWKRDHRLAGRLLSHLARFLTGVEIHPGAEIGDRFFIDHGAGIVIGETAEIGDDAMLYQGVTLGGDSLEDKKRHPTLEDGATVGSNATVLGPITIGEGASVGAGSVVLESVPPNCTVVGNPAKLVGECQEDESIELGSGFPD
- a CDS encoding acyl-CoA dehydrogenase, encoding MDFSRSTEQKQIEEMVTEFVDEEIKPRAAEIDHEDEFPHDLVDEMAELGLMGMPFPEEYGGAGLDYHSYAIGLSEIARGSGGLGTVVAAHISLAGNMLYEFGTEAQKEKYLTPLAAGEDIGAFALSEAGAGSDVSAMETVAKKEGDEYVIDGGKLWISNGSVADTVTLFAKTDPDAGNKGISSFVVRPDEDDGFHVEGTEDKLGDKGCPTAELRFDGMRIPEERRLGEEGRGFVHALKTLNGGRITIAARGVGIAQAALDEALRYSQDREQFDQPISDFQTIQHKLADMDTKLQAARLLMHQAADLKIRGEDYRKEAAQAKLYASEISREVANEGIQIHGGYGYTKDFPAERFYRDAKLNEIYEGTSEVLRNTIAQNLLD
- a CDS encoding AzlD family protein translates to MGSALALNPAVLALVAGMAVVTYATKAGGLWLVGRVDLSERAEAGLDVLPGAVVVAFVAPALANGGVPEWIAAAATVAVARRTGNLLLSLAVGVGTVLAVRGIV
- a CDS encoding AzlC family ABC transporter permease, producing MAETDSSTERATTDRDSTDGAAAGSTPSSERGDVTFTLAGVREGFVTGLPVAVGVAGYGVVFGVLAGRAGLSVAEAGLMSATVLAGAAQLIAVELWADSVPAVTVVATVGIVNLRYLLLGAALRPWFRHLSPRAAYGSVFFTADENWALTIATLRAGSRQGAFLLGSGLVLWLLWIVATVVGVTAGDLVGDPAQYGLDFVVTALFLTLAAGLWEGRESLRPWLVAAGVALVTNAVLPGEWYVIVGALAGAGVRMVTHDG
- a CDS encoding DUF7111 family protein, which gives rise to MTDGTAEANGITARYTETGTERVLAFEFEGRTAAIAQNREGYAMLKVRPTVESDELERYYGFDMALDHAAELLGTAPNDLPIPESAADMGM
- a CDS encoding cupin domain-containing protein → MEIRSAAAVESTEAVEGVHLQRLAGGEEANVQRFTIGPGAVVPEHSHPHEQVGYVIEGELTFTVDGEERVVGAGDSYVLAGDEPHSVENRGTDQAIGLDVFSPPRDDPDWEK
- a CDS encoding DUF5800 family protein: MTVLSFDDEGVDVVYEGTEFRLERALIEDAVDKPYPEITDHEVLQIVEPDPALSGEPRRIGDITA
- a CDS encoding polymer-forming cytoskeletal protein, which codes for MSLRSDPLAALVVPDGTTVEEHAIVTDRDVIVGTQSEIALGVRGRNVIAGERVAIAGDVEADADCRLDTWCELGGNVLAGADAYIGERVTIDGQLVVAGDLDIGDDVTIEEGFDANGWIVIRNPVPTLVFLFTYLTHLLRIGEEDLAEDVVSEVFDEGEGEPLVIPKNADVTDDAWRVSTPAEVGSDCRLHGNLRAESITVGERTEIFGSLRARESIAVESGTTVHGDVTTRGGEVEIAADAQVRGDIACERLRLHEGAVVEGAMRARGEMTIVREENPLATDTESADRATDEDAEPASEARPPSSETVADIDGEEVAAHEESTESVESTDRTEPIQAIEPIEPAATEPAADGQGSKPPARAEPVAEAESTDEGSSSANGDDRAEAGERQTGEPSEPASAAEESNGEEPPEPAIREAESSTNEAAESAADDAEESEEPKGSFTPPE
- a CDS encoding redox-regulated ATPase YchF, which encodes MLSLALAGKPNAGKSTFFEAATMTEVDVANYPFTTIDPNRAVSSVRTDCPCLDREERCGNEHCRDGKRYVPVELLDVAGLVPGAHEGRGLGNQFLDELTTADVILNVVDASGGTNAEGEPVEVGDHDPVEDVDFVASEIERWLAGIIERNWETVERGSRSPGFAIDDHLAELLSGVGASEPAIAATLRALDYPADPREWTDDDRLALAREIRARTKPLVVVANKADVAPSDNLDSLSAAAERAIPATADGERALRRGAEAGVIDYDPGDSEFSVVGDLSAGQRTGLETVEDVIGEYGGTGVQRALNEAVYDLLDYITVYPVQNESKWTDGQGNTLPDAFLVPRGSTPRDLAFAVHSDIGEGYLHAVDARSNREIGDDHELAEGDVVKIVSTAK